The Triticum aestivum cultivar Chinese Spring unplaced genomic scaffold, IWGSC CS RefSeq v2.1 scaffold3714, whole genome shotgun sequence genome contains a region encoding:
- the LOC123177544 gene encoding cortical cell-delineating protein-like — MAPLTKLFLLLLGLNLMVTAVHGGCGPHCPTPTPPPPPSTNGGTCPIDTLKLGVCATVLNLVKLGLGVPPNERCCPLLAGLADLDAAVCLCTAIRAKVLGVINLNVPVDLVLLL, encoded by the coding sequence ATGGCGCCATTGACCAAGCTCTTCCTCCTACTCCTGGGCCTAAACTTGATGGTCACCGCTGTGCATGGTGGCTGCGGACCCCACTGCCCGACCCCGACCCCACCACCACCTCCATCGACCAACGGCGGCACGTGCCCGATCGACACGCTGAAGCTGGGCGTGTGTGCCACCGTGCTGAACCTCGTGAAGCTCGGGCTCGGCGTGCCGCCCAACGAGCGGTGCTGCCCGCTGCTGGCCGGTCTGGCCGACCTTGACGCCGCTGTGTGCCTCTGCACCGCCATCAGGGCCAAGGTCCTCGGCGTCATCAACCTTAACGTCCCCGTCGACCTCGTCCTCCTACT